One stretch of Xanthomonas sp. DAR 35659 DNA includes these proteins:
- a CDS encoding XVIPCD domain-containing protein — protein sequence MSDKDWELGQTSKHYETGGRGASTVSSGIDDPGGVSYGSYQMTSQVKTKEGTIIVGGTVAAFVKDSKYSDDFAGLKPGSPEFSAKWKELARTDDTFAQEQHDYIKRTHYDKLVDRLKDKGMDLSDRGPAVQDALWSTAVQYGPGSDKKPGGSGVFLKGIEAKFGKDYDLSKLSDKDIVGAVQDYKAEHVKELFPRVEKQKTLDSLKNRAENEKADLLKLTDRDKTVSHDGEQPAKHERKPHADAPHRGAGAHAENGDGVLKRNEQGAAVKGMQEKLAQLGYLDAKDAIGVYGPKTEAAVEKFQREQQLKGVDGKAGPETLAAIDKHLQQQQGVERLRRDNPMFDQAVAKLEKQGPNGGFGSREEMHRAAGQAAFEAKLSGMSRIDDLVPSTDGKGMIAVERNPNNPLDVNRAYVDRQQAAAVPLEQSQQQFAAESQRQVQAQAQAQDQQRAQTQAQPSHAR from the coding sequence ATGAGCGACAAGGATTGGGAACTGGGGCAGACCTCCAAGCATTACGAGACCGGCGGACGCGGCGCCAGCACGGTGTCCTCCGGCATCGACGATCCGGGTGGCGTGTCCTACGGCTCCTACCAGATGACCTCGCAGGTCAAGACCAAGGAAGGCACGATCATCGTCGGCGGCACCGTCGCCGCGTTCGTCAAGGACAGCAAGTACAGCGACGACTTCGCCGGCCTGAAGCCGGGCTCGCCCGAGTTCAGCGCGAAGTGGAAGGAACTGGCCAGGACCGACGATACCTTCGCGCAGGAACAGCACGACTACATCAAGCGCACGCATTACGACAAGCTGGTGGACCGGCTCAAGGACAAGGGCATGGACCTGTCCGACCGCGGCCCGGCTGTGCAGGATGCGCTGTGGAGCACCGCGGTGCAGTACGGCCCTGGCAGCGACAAGAAGCCGGGCGGCTCGGGCGTGTTCCTGAAGGGCATCGAGGCCAAGTTCGGCAAGGACTACGACCTGTCCAAGCTTTCCGACAAGGACATCGTCGGCGCGGTGCAGGACTACAAGGCCGAGCACGTCAAGGAACTGTTTCCGCGGGTGGAGAAGCAGAAGACTCTCGATTCGCTGAAGAACCGCGCCGAGAACGAGAAGGCGGACCTGCTGAAGCTGACGGACCGGGACAAGACTGTCAGCCACGACGGCGAGCAACCGGCCAAGCATGAGCGCAAGCCGCACGCCGACGCGCCCCATCGCGGTGCTGGCGCGCACGCCGAGAACGGCGACGGCGTGCTCAAGCGCAACGAGCAGGGTGCGGCGGTGAAGGGCATGCAGGAGAAGCTGGCCCAGCTCGGCTACCTGGACGCGAAGGATGCCATCGGCGTTTACGGTCCCAAGACCGAAGCGGCGGTGGAGAAGTTCCAGCGCGAACAGCAGCTCAAGGGCGTGGACGGCAAGGCCGGCCCGGAGACGCTGGCGGCGATCGACAAGCACCTGCAACAGCAGCAGGGCGTGGAGCGCTTGCGTCGCGACAACCCGATGTTCGACCAGGCCGTCGCGAAACTGGAAAAGCAGGGCCCGAACGGCGGGTTCGGCAGCCGCGAGGAGATGCATCGCGCGGCCGGGCAGGCGGCGTTCGAGGCCAAGCTCAGCGGCATGTCGCGGATCGACGATCTGGTGCCCAGCACCGACGGCAAGGGCATGATCGCGGTGGAGCGCAACCCGAACAATCCGCTCGACGTGAACCGCGCCTACGTGGACCGGCAGCAGGCCGCGGCCGTGCCGCTGGAGCAGAGCCAGCAGCAGTTCGCGGCCGAAAGCCAGCGGCAGGTACAGGCGCAGGCGCAGGCGCAGGACCAGCAGCGCGCGCAGACCCAGGCGCAGCCCTCGCACGCGCGCTGA
- a CDS encoding EF-hand domain-containing protein yields MNIRNRTPLIGTAAILAAALAMPAFAQDAQSDAATPAQSPTSATGATASQPAKSGGGQTWADVDTDSDGAISQQEAQVNAGLSQIFSQADADHNGKLTPDEYKAYVAKQQGGAAGSSSNGQ; encoded by the coding sequence ATGAACATTCGCAACCGCACGCCGCTGATCGGGACCGCCGCCATTCTCGCCGCCGCACTGGCCATGCCGGCCTTCGCCCAGGACGCGCAGAGCGACGCGGCCACCCCGGCGCAGTCGCCCACCAGCGCGACCGGCGCGACCGCTTCCCAGCCGGCCAAATCCGGTGGTGGCCAGACCTGGGCCGATGTCGACACCGATAGCGACGGCGCCATCAGCCAGCAGGAAGCGCAGGTCAACGCCGGCCTGAGCCAGATCTTTTCCCAGGCCGACGCGGACCACAACGGCAAGCTGACGCCGGACGAGTACAAGGCCTATGTCGCCAAGCAGCAGGGCGGCGCGGCAGGGAGCAGCAGCAACGGGCAGTAA
- a CDS encoding XVIPCD domain-containing protein — MARDYTKAENLDIIEREARERHIPVDDFMRFAYIETGGRFDEQASRGPNSAKGLFQFTPGTAQAYGIRGRELDAVANTDAAARLYLDNQRSLTRQHDRDDRPYLSGKPQPDGLDMYMAHQQGAGGYRSIQAALATGNFARDDTRANILNNVPRERDPAGAKQFEAYTGTSLADFKKMSDQDMAKTFLKYWDTKFDHIAIPEKGIKPVVDGQAQQAAAPAPARAQPQPTAPSTAAKQEGHGGIQLTAAHAMGIKYDDVQYAINIKGHKLYHPGADGKHLEQGYIDCSGWVSELQNATMREINDKAGRTVFGRQDMLGQGMNGSGEIVRKAFQSSGVLLQGQDVFKPGALKEGMVIGVDAGNTKHEHWKGIDHILMVVRDPKSGELLVSQSSGSKGVNTMPLDDYLASHKNAKLFVSDPLAKARDLLQDKQQTQSQEQGKSHDARAGLKPGEQGAEVKAMQQRLIELGIKDGSGKLLTGTGYYGDKTKDAVANLQREKGIEPTGIADKATLDALSKAQAKAAPAAAQRADDPLFVQAMEKLQKHGPNGGFASREEMQRAAGQVAFEARVGGMSRIDDVLPSTDGKGLIAVERNPNNPHDVNRAYVDKQHAATVPLEQSQQQLAAENQRQAQERQTQDQRTQAQAAQSTPPAAR, encoded by the coding sequence ATGGCACGCGATTACACGAAAGCCGAAAACCTCGACATCATCGAGCGAGAGGCCAGGGAACGCCATATTCCGGTCGACGACTTCATGCGTTTCGCCTACATCGAAACCGGCGGCAGGTTCGACGAGCAGGCCAGCCGCGGCCCGAACAGCGCCAAGGGCCTGTTCCAGTTCACGCCCGGCACCGCGCAGGCCTACGGCATCCGCGGCCGCGAGCTGGATGCGGTCGCCAACACCGACGCGGCGGCGCGCCTGTACCTGGACAACCAGCGCTCGCTGACCCGGCAGCACGACCGCGACGACCGCCCGTACCTGTCCGGCAAGCCGCAGCCCGACGGGCTGGACATGTACATGGCGCACCAGCAGGGCGCCGGCGGCTACCGCTCGATCCAGGCCGCGCTCGCCACCGGCAACTTCGCCCGCGACGATACGCGCGCGAACATCCTCAACAACGTGCCGCGCGAACGCGATCCGGCCGGCGCCAAGCAGTTCGAGGCCTATACCGGGACGTCGCTGGCCGACTTCAAGAAGATGTCCGACCAGGACATGGCCAAGACCTTCCTGAAGTACTGGGACACCAAGTTCGACCATATCGCGATCCCGGAAAAGGGCATCAAGCCGGTGGTCGATGGCCAGGCTCAGCAGGCGGCCGCGCCCGCGCCCGCGCGTGCGCAGCCGCAGCCGACAGCGCCCTCCACCGCGGCCAAGCAGGAAGGGCATGGCGGCATCCAGCTCACCGCCGCGCATGCGATGGGCATCAAGTACGACGACGTGCAGTACGCGATCAACATCAAGGGCCACAAGCTCTATCACCCGGGCGCGGACGGCAAGCACCTGGAGCAGGGCTACATCGATTGCTCCGGCTGGGTGTCCGAGTTGCAGAACGCCACGATGCGCGAGATCAACGATAAGGCCGGGCGCACCGTGTTCGGTCGCCAGGACATGCTCGGGCAAGGCATGAACGGCTCGGGCGAAATCGTCAGGAAGGCGTTCCAGAGCTCGGGCGTGCTGCTGCAGGGCCAGGACGTGTTCAAGCCCGGCGCGCTGAAGGAAGGCATGGTGATCGGCGTGGATGCCGGCAACACCAAGCATGAGCACTGGAAGGGCATCGACCACATCCTGATGGTGGTGCGTGATCCCAAGAGCGGCGAGTTGCTGGTCAGCCAGTCCAGCGGCAGCAAGGGCGTCAACACCATGCCGCTGGACGACTACCTGGCCAGCCACAAGAACGCCAAGTTGTTCGTGTCCGATCCGCTGGCCAAGGCGCGCGACCTGCTGCAGGACAAGCAGCAGACGCAGTCGCAGGAGCAGGGCAAGAGCCACGACGCGCGCGCCGGGCTGAAGCCGGGCGAGCAGGGGGCGGAGGTCAAGGCGATGCAGCAGCGTCTGATCGAACTGGGCATCAAGGACGGCAGCGGCAAGCTGCTGACCGGCACCGGCTACTACGGCGACAAGACCAAGGACGCGGTGGCCAACCTGCAGCGCGAGAAGGGCATCGAACCGACCGGCATCGCCGACAAGGCCACGCTCGATGCGTTGAGCAAGGCGCAGGCCAAGGCGGCGCCGGCCGCGGCGCAGCGTGCCGACGATCCGCTGTTCGTGCAGGCCATGGAGAAACTGCAGAAACACGGGCCGAATGGCGGTTTCGCCAGCCGCGAGGAAATGCAGCGCGCGGCCGGGCAGGTGGCGTTCGAAGCCAGGGTGGGCGGCATGTCGCGCATCGACGACGTGTTGCCCAGCACCGACGGCAAGGGCCTGATCGCGGTGGAGCGCAATCCGAACAACCCGCACGACGTGAACCGCGCCTACGTGGACAAGCAGCATGCCGCGACCGTGCCGCTGGAGCAGAGCCAGCAGCAGTTGGCGGCCGAGAACCAGCGCCAGGCGCAGGAGCGGCAGACGCAGGATCAGCGCACCCAGGCGCAAGCGGCGCAGTCCACGCCACCCGCGGCGCGTTGA
- a CDS encoding HAD family hydrolase, with amino-acid sequence MPTPTALRSSAIALVGFDGDDTLWKSEDYYRDAEAAFEAILGHYLDLRDAGTLQHLLAVERRNLKVFGYGAKGMTLSMIEAAIELTEARIAARDLQRIVEIGRATLQHPVEVIAGVREAVAAIAAEFEVVLITKGDLFHQEAKIAQSGLDALFPRIEIVSEKDPKTYAKVLNEFGIGAERFVMIGNSLRSDVEPVIALGGWGIHTPYTTTWAHEAEHGLSADEPRLREVAAAADWPQAVADLNRYAAAQT; translated from the coding sequence ATGCCTACGCCTACTGCCCTGCGTTCCTCCGCCATCGCCCTGGTCGGTTTCGACGGCGACGACACCCTCTGGAAAAGCGAGGACTACTACCGCGACGCCGAGGCCGCGTTCGAGGCGATCCTCGGCCACTATCTGGATCTGCGCGACGCCGGCACCCTGCAGCATCTGCTGGCGGTGGAACGGCGCAATCTGAAAGTGTTCGGCTACGGCGCCAAGGGCATGACCCTGTCGATGATCGAGGCGGCGATCGAACTGACCGAGGCGCGCATCGCCGCGCGCGACCTGCAACGCATCGTCGAGATCGGCCGCGCGACGCTGCAGCACCCGGTGGAGGTCATCGCCGGCGTGCGCGAGGCTGTGGCCGCCATCGCCGCCGAGTTCGAAGTGGTGCTGATCACCAAGGGCGACCTGTTCCACCAGGAGGCCAAGATCGCGCAGTCCGGGCTCGACGCGCTGTTCCCGCGCATCGAGATCGTCTCGGAGAAGGATCCGAAGACCTATGCCAAGGTCCTGAACGAATTCGGCATCGGCGCCGAGCGCTTCGTGATGATCGGCAATTCGCTGCGCTCGGACGTGGAGCCGGTGATCGCGCTCGGCGGCTGGGGCATCCATACGCCGTACACCACCACCTGGGCGCACGAGGCCGAGCATGGACTGTCCGCCGACGAGCCGCGCCTGCGCGAGGTGGCCGCGGCCGCGGACTGGCCGCAGGCGGTGGCCGACCTGAACCGCTATGCGGCGGCGCAGACGTGA
- a CDS encoding N-acetylmuramoyl-L-alanine amidase, with protein MTRPFPTPVSPRMRWLAPLALVALLGACAHAPQRNPLAEWVPSPNHDQRRPILIVIHYTDQDSVQRSLDTLRSHNSKGKVSAHYLIGRDGKRYQLVSDDRRAWHAGAGRWGTITDVNSASIGIELDNDGKTPFAPAQIDSLLLLLEDLCTRLRIPRTQVVGHQDFAPTRKVDPGPLFPWKRLAEAGFGRWPAADTPPAPPGFDPWQALALIGYPIDDRAATLRAFHHHYRGNDATALDAEDLRILYALAQPALARPQPAAAAEPDVP; from the coding sequence ATGACCCGACCATTCCCCACACCCGTATCGCCCCGCATGCGCTGGCTGGCGCCGCTGGCGCTGGTCGCGCTGCTCGGCGCGTGCGCGCATGCGCCGCAGCGCAATCCGCTGGCCGAATGGGTGCCGTCGCCCAACCACGACCAGCGCCGGCCGATCCTGATCGTGATCCACTACACCGACCAGGACTCGGTGCAGCGCAGCCTGGACACGCTGCGCTCGCACAACAGCAAGGGCAAGGTCAGCGCGCATTACCTGATCGGCCGCGACGGCAAGCGCTACCAGCTGGTCAGCGACGACCGCCGCGCCTGGCATGCCGGCGCTGGACGCTGGGGCACGATCACCGACGTCAATTCCGCGTCGATCGGCATCGAACTGGACAACGACGGCAAGACCCCGTTCGCGCCGGCGCAGATCGACAGCCTGCTGCTGTTGCTGGAGGACCTGTGCACGCGGTTGCGCATCCCGCGCACGCAGGTGGTCGGGCACCAGGACTTCGCGCCCACCCGCAAGGTCGACCCCGGCCCGCTGTTCCCGTGGAAGCGCCTGGCCGAGGCCGGCTTCGGCCGCTGGCCCGCCGCGGACACGCCGCCAGCACCGCCCGGCTTCGATCCGTGGCAGGCGCTGGCGCTGATCGGCTACCCGATCGACGATCGCGCGGCCACGTTGCGCGCCTTTCACCACCATTACCGCGGCAACGATGCCACCGCGCTCGATGCCGAGGACCTACGCATCCTCTACGCGCTGGCCCAGCCGGCGCTGGCGCGCCCGCAACCCGCCGCGGCGGCGGAGCCGGACGTGCCATGA
- a CDS encoding CPXCG motif-containing cysteine-rich protein: protein MSDIHSFASVQCPYCGEWNELAVDPSVETQQYVEDCHICCRPMLLTVGWDEDDGEPVVSARSENDG, encoded by the coding sequence ATGAGCGATATCCACAGCTTTGCTTCCGTGCAGTGTCCTTACTGCGGCGAGTGGAACGAACTGGCGGTGGATCCGTCGGTGGAGACCCAGCAATACGTGGAGGATTGCCATATCTGCTGCCGCCCCATGCTGTTGACGGTGGGGTGGGACGAGGACGATGGGGAGCCGGTCGTGAGCGCCCGCAGCGAGAACGACGGCTGA
- a CDS encoding lysozyme inhibitor LprI family protein yields the protein MAIAKVLPVSCLLALCAVTAACNGGASTPASTAATTAPAPSAAATASTPPAPPQATPAPATTAPSPTPRATPAMRPSYDACISAAAGATPAMQDCMDSEYQYQDGRLNDAYKAAMAKLGEAQKNALRDQQRKWVADRDEKCFYDPDSGQAGRLDAAECRLEMTAKRADELAGH from the coding sequence ATGGCCATCGCCAAGGTTCTTCCTGTGTCCTGCCTGCTGGCGCTGTGCGCAGTGACGGCGGCGTGCAACGGCGGCGCATCCACGCCGGCATCGACCGCCGCCACCACTGCGCCCGCACCGTCCGCCGCTGCGACGGCATCCACCCCGCCTGCACCGCCGCAAGCCACCCCGGCGCCGGCCACCACCGCGCCATCTCCCACGCCAAGAGCCACTCCCGCCATGCGACCGTCCTATGACGCCTGCATCAGCGCCGCCGCAGGCGCGACACCCGCCATGCAGGATTGCATGGACAGCGAATACCAATACCAGGACGGCCGCCTGAACGACGCCTACAAGGCCGCCATGGCGAAGCTGGGCGAGGCGCAGAAGAACGCGCTGCGCGACCAGCAGCGCAAATGGGTCGCCGATCGCGACGAGAAATGTTTCTACGATCCGGACAGCGGACAGGCCGGGCGCCTGGATGCGGCCGAGTGCCGCCTGGAGATGACCGCCAAGCGCGCGGACGAACTGGCAGGGCACTGA
- a CDS encoding EF-hand domain-containing protein, which produces MARSQRLHCLWRALPLWVGVAVAGVAAAQQEPVAPVLPPPVTPAPTPSPAPLPPLPSPPAPSAPVPAAPATDAGASVGARSFAALDLDRDGRIDRTEAAADPVLREVFGTLDADADGALSREEYARYQPGPGDPAPQ; this is translated from the coding sequence ATGGCCCGATCCCAGCGCTTGCATTGTCTGTGGCGCGCGTTGCCGCTTTGGGTGGGAGTTGCGGTCGCCGGCGTGGCCGCGGCGCAACAGGAGCCGGTCGCACCGGTCCTGCCGCCGCCGGTGACGCCCGCACCGACGCCGTCCCCCGCGCCGTTGCCGCCGCTGCCCTCACCGCCCGCACCCTCCGCGCCGGTGCCTGCCGCCCCGGCCACCGATGCCGGCGCCAGCGTGGGCGCCCGCAGTTTCGCGGCGCTGGACCTGGATCGCGATGGGCGCATCGACCGCACCGAGGCCGCCGCCGATCCGGTGTTGCGCGAGGTCTTCGGTACCCTCGATGCCGACGCCGACGGCGCCTTGTCGCGCGAGGAGTACGCGCGCTACCAACCCGGCCCGGGCGACCCTGCGCCGCAGTGA
- a CDS encoding M15 family metallopeptidase, whose product MSQDATAASLPSPCGRGASRTRWIVLALSAAIGGPGSAPCAAAATPLLSSATTPAQAGLVDVRTVAPDIALDIRYAGHDNFTGRPVPGYDAPTCYLLAPVAQALARVQQALHADGYRLQVFDCYRPQRAVRAFVAWAGDLDDQVAKARYYPHLDKRVLLGDYIAETSGHSRGATVDLGLLDCRGGQCTPLDMGTGFDFFDPAAHTDAKDVGAAQRANRQRLLQAMAAQGFVNYPLEWWHYTLHPEPDPGTAYDVPIR is encoded by the coding sequence ATGTCACAGGATGCCACCGCCGCTTCGCTCCCCTCCCCGTGCGGACGTGGGGCATCGCGCACGCGCTGGATCGTGCTCGCGCTGAGTGCCGCCATTGGCGGCCCCGGGAGCGCGCCGTGTGCGGCTGCGGCCACCCCGCTCCTGTCGTCGGCTACCACGCCTGCGCAAGCCGGGCTGGTCGACGTGCGCACGGTGGCACCGGATATCGCACTGGATATCCGCTATGCCGGCCACGACAACTTCACCGGCCGGCCGGTACCCGGCTACGACGCGCCGACGTGCTACCTGCTGGCCCCGGTCGCGCAGGCCTTGGCGCGGGTGCAGCAGGCGCTGCATGCCGATGGCTACCGCCTGCAGGTGTTCGATTGCTACCGCCCGCAGCGCGCGGTCCGCGCCTTCGTGGCCTGGGCCGGCGATCTCGACGACCAGGTCGCCAAGGCACGCTACTACCCGCATCTGGACAAGCGCGTGCTGCTCGGCGACTACATCGCCGAAACCTCCGGCCACAGCCGCGGCGCCACCGTCGACCTGGGTCTGCTCGACTGCCGCGGCGGCCAGTGCACGCCGCTGGACATGGGTACCGGCTTCGATTTCTTCGACCCGGCGGCGCATACCGATGCGAAGGACGTCGGCGCCGCGCAGCGCGCGAACCGCCAGCGCCTGCTACAGGCGATGGCGGCGCAGGGTTTCGTCAACTACCCGCTGGAATGGTGGCACTACACGTTGCACCCCGAGCCTGACCCCGGCACCGCCTATGACGTGCCGATCCGCTAG